From uncultured Desulfobacter sp.:
GTCAGGCCCATGATGTCTGCATCAGCCTGGGGGACGGACTCAGGCCGGGAGCCATCAAGGATTCAACCGACGCCCCCCAGATCGAGGAGTTGATCACTTTGGGAGAGCTGACCAAGCAGGCGTGGGAAAAAAATGTACAGGTCATGATCGAGGGGCCTGGCCACGTGCCGCTGCATGAGATAGAAATGAACATGCAACTTCAGAAAAAACTTTGCCACAACGCCCCGTTTTATGTACTCGGCCCCTTGGTTACCGACATTGCCCCCGGCTACGACCATATCACGTCAGCCATCGGCGGAGCCCTGGCCGCCATGCATGGTGCCGACTTTTTATGTTATGTCACCCCGGCTGAACATTTGCGACTGCCAACCGCAGATGATGTTAAAGAAGGCATTATGGCATCCCGGATCGCCGCCCATGCCGGAGATTTAGCCAAGGGTCTTAAAGATGCCGAGATTATAGACCATAAAATGAGCAAAGCCCGGGGCGATTTGGATTGGGAGGGGCAGTTCGACTGCGCCCTGGACCCGGGAAAGGCAAGGAGTTTCCGGAAATCCTCGCAGCCTGAGGAAGAAGAGGTCTGTACCATGTGTGGTGATTTTTGCGCTGTTAAACGTGTGGGGGCTTTACTTAAATAACGGCATATATCCTGGCAAGTTGCATTAATAGCTTTATATTCATGCATCAGCACTGAGTTTGACTTTAATCCAGTAATTCTAATTTTATTCTCGCACAAAGCCTCAAAGGCACAAAGGGTTATTAAACCAAATAAAAGCTTTGTGTCTTGGTCTCTTTGTGCGAGTTTTTTAATTTAAAAAATCATATTTAAAATTGCTGATGTTAATGACATTGAATTGACATTTAAGGCGATTCGTTTTAGAAGGAATAGCATTTGCGGTAACGAATAACCTGGAGAAAATTAATGCAAATTCGTCATTGTCTGCCATCGGCCTTTTTAGTTTTTTTGATCTTTACAGCCTTTCTTTTTGTTTCAGGGTGCGGGCTTTTTCAAGGAGCGTCTGCATCGGAACAGGCCCAGCCCCCCCAGCCGGAGGTTGAGAAGAAACCCGTTGCTGTTTACCATGATTTTGAGGATGTGCTGATACCCGAGGAATTGACAATTATGACAGACCGCACGGTTGTAGTATCAACACCTGGATTCAGATCCGGAATCCTTGCTCTTAAGGGGCGTGTGGAGCCCAATTCCCTTTATAATTTCTTTTCCATAAACATGGAAAAGGACAACTGGGAAGTCCTTTCCAGGATTAAATCTCCGGAAACCACCATTATGGTATTTCAAAAGACAACCCGATGTGCTGTGATTACAATCCGTGAAGAACAGATTTATACCTATGTTGAAATCGGAATAGCCCCGACTCTGGGAGGCGTATCCCAAAAACCCACAAACGATGCGATCTACTGATGACATTAAATGGTAAACACATTTTTTTAGGTGTGACCGGCGGTATTGCCGCGTATAAAAGCGTTGAACTGTTAAGGCTTTTCAAAAAGGCCGGGGCCGATGTGGTCGTGGCCATGACCCGGGCAGCCACCCGGTTTGTGGGGCCTGTCACCTTTGAGGTGCTTTCGGAAAATCCGGTGCTGCTGGACTTGTGGGAAGGACCCGGCTCCGGGGTTTCCCACATTGAAGTGGCGTCACAGTCGGATCTTGCCGTCATTGCACCTGCCACGGCCAACTGCATCGGCAAGCTGGCTCACGGCATTGCCGACGATGCGTTGACCACCACCATGTTGGCCGTGACCTGCCCTGTTTTGATCTGTCCGTCCATGAATACGGACATGTACCAGAATATACGGGTGCAGGGAAATCTAGACCTGCTGGAAGAATCAGGCATTCACATCCTGGATCCGGATTCAGGGGCGCTTGCCTGTAAAGTCGTCGGTGCAGGTCGTCTGCCTGAACCCTGGTTTATTTTCGACCGGTCCTGTGCGCTTTTTTACAAGAATGATCTTAAAGGAAAAACCGTTTTGGTTTCTGCCGGCCCCACGGTTGAGCCCATTGATCCTGTGCGTTTTATAAGCAACCATTCCTCGGGTAAAATGGGGTATGCCGTTGCCGAGGCTGCAGAAAAAAGAGGTGCCAAGGTCATCCTTGTGTCCGGTCCTGTCAGTCTTGATGCGCCTGTTGGCGTGGAATGCGTGTCTGTGGGTTCCTGCGACCAGATGTATGATGCTATGTTTGATCACCTTGATCAGGCCGATATCATTATTAAAGTAGCGGCTGTGGGTGATTTCAAATCTGTTTCCACCCAGGCTCATAAAATAAAAAAGAGTGGGGACCAAGGTCATATGACCCTTGAATTGATCCAGAATAAGGATATTTTAAAGGCCATTGGGCTCAAAAAAAGGAAAAATCAATACCTGGTCGGCTTTGCTGCGGAGACCCGTGATCTTGAAACCTATGCGGTGGACAAAATGGAAAAAAAACACCTGGACATGATTGCAGCCAACATTGTGGGCAAAAGCGGTTCAGGTTTCAAGGCAGACACCAATAAAGTCAAACTGTTCACACGGGACGGCCACGTCACGGATCTGCCTTTGATGTCAAAGGAGAAGGTGGCCCACGCCATTTTGGATGTTGTTGTCCAAGCGGTTTCTTAAACCCATGGATGTTTTTAACGGTAAAGCTGCCCAAAATTCAGACTGCGACCATGGAGTTGTCCAGATCCTCAATGCGTTAAGCCAGTTTTTAAAATTCCAAAAAAGTTTGGGTAACCAGTCCATTACCCTGAGCCGGGATGCTTTTCATATCATTGACACATGGGGCACTCCGTCATGGCCGCCACCGCCCTTTACTTCCCAGGGCCCTGAGGATGCGCAAGTCGTTTTGGTGGACAGTGAGGGAACCTTTTTTAACGGAGAACCCGGCAGCCTTTTGATAAAGATGCTTTCAGCCATGCATCTTGCGCCTTCTGATGTGTATATCTGCAGCGCTGCAGACAATGCGTTGCTTGCCCGCTATATACTGACGCACAAACCCAGTGTAGTGGTGGCGTTGGGAGAACAGGCCTGCCGGATGATGAAAGGTACGGA
This genomic window contains:
- the coaBC gene encoding bifunctional phosphopantothenoylcysteine decarboxylase/phosphopantothenate--cysteine ligase CoaBC, which gives rise to MTLNGKHIFLGVTGGIAAYKSVELLRLFKKAGADVVVAMTRAATRFVGPVTFEVLSENPVLLDLWEGPGSGVSHIEVASQSDLAVIAPATANCIGKLAHGIADDALTTTMLAVTCPVLICPSMNTDMYQNIRVQGNLDLLEESGIHILDPDSGALACKVVGAGRLPEPWFIFDRSCALFYKNDLKGKTVLVSAGPTVEPIDPVRFISNHSSGKMGYAVAEAAEKRGAKVILVSGPVSLDAPVGVECVSVGSCDQMYDAMFDHLDQADIIIKVAAVGDFKSVSTQAHKIKKSGDQGHMTLELIQNKDILKAIGLKKRKNQYLVGFAAETRDLETYAVDKMEKKHLDMIAANIVGKSGSGFKADTNKVKLFTRDGHVTDLPLMSKEKVAHAILDVVVQAVS
- a CDS encoding uracil-DNA glycosylase family protein, with product MLLSKRFLKPMDVFNGKAAQNSDCDHGVVQILNALSQFLKFQKSLGNQSITLSRDAFHIIDTWGTPSWPPPPFTSQGPEDAQVVLVDSEGTFFNGEPGSLLIKMLSAMHLAPSDVYICSAADNALLARYILTHKPSVVVALGEQACRMMKGTDEPLIKVRGHFFQCHKVPVMATHHPSVLMKQPALKRQAWDDLKQVMACAGLDRNDS